The genomic stretch CCGGATAGCAGGCACGGGCCTGCCAGCTCGGCGCGTGGCCGAAGACGAGGTAGGTCGCGGTGGCCACATCGGCGTCGACCGGCGACCGGTTCGGCTGCGCGATCAGCGCGTTGACCAGCGAACTCTTCCCCCGGTTGGTCTCACCGACCACGACGACGCTGGGCGCGGCCGACTGGATGGTCCGCTGCGTCGCAGCCCAGTTCGCGCCGGCCGGGTCGAGGTCGCCGAGCAGGTCGAGCAGTCGCTGCCTGGTCTCCCGGACGGTCCGCGGCAGGTTCACGCGGCCTCGCGCTTGGCATAGACCAGCACGACCGGGGCGCGCAGCACCCGGCCGTGGTCGACGAAGCCGACCGCCTCGGTCTCCGCGATCGTGCCGATCAGCTCGGCGTCATCGGTGGGCACCGTGCCGGCCGCCTCGTGCCGGGCCGGGTCGAAGCGCTCGCCGTCGGGGCGCACTCCGATGATGCCGATCTCGGCAAGACCGCGTTCGAGCTGGGTGGCCACCCCGGTACTGCGGGCCCGGTCCAGCGCGTAGAGACACAGCAGCACCACCGCGCGCCGTTCGGACAACGCGGTTTCCAGCAGGCCGTAGGGATCGATCGGATCCACGGCCATCAGGTCGACTTCATCGGGCCTCACATCCGGTTCGGACGCACGCCCGGCCGGAGCCGTTCCATCGATCCCCGCCGCAGCCGTCCCTGCCCTGTCGATCCCCGCTGTGTCGATCCCTGCTGCGTCGACCCCTGCTGTGCCGACCCCTGCTGTGCCGACCCCTGCTGTGCCGACCCCTGGTGCGTCGACCCCTGGTGCGGCCATTCCCGCCCTGTGGATTCCTGCCGCCTCGATTCCTTCTCCGTCAATCCTGTTCGCGGCCACTGGTTCATCCCCCTCGGTCGGCTCGTCCCGGCCCAGTCTGCTCGCGCAGTCGCTGCCAGATGAGGAAATACGCCCGATGGACCACATGCGCCACCCGGCTCTGCGCCGGAGTCGCGCCGAAGGAGGCGAACGAGCGCCACCAGCCGGCCCGCTCCAGCGCGTGGCCGGCCAACTCGGCCGGTTCGGCGCCGGGGCGGCCGAGCTGTTCGTCGACCCGGACCGAGCTGCCCACCCGTAACACCTCCTCGGCGAGGTCGGCGGGCAGGTCGAGAGCACCGGAGGCGACCAGGGTGAGTGCTTCCAGCAGGCGCAGCTGATGCGCCTGCGGTTTGGCCAGCAGCACCTCGATGGCGTCGTGCACCCGCTGCCGTTCGCCGTCGTCCCCGGAGGCCGCCGCGATCGCGACGATCGAGGCCAGCGCCGCCGCGGCCTTGATGCCGTCGGCCCTGGCCCGGAACACCGCCTCCAGCCTGCCGCGCACCTCGGCGAGACCGGAGAGGTCCAGCAGCAGGCGGCGCAGCGAGCCGGTGGTGATGTTGGGCGCCTCGCGGATGGCGGTGATCGCGCATTCGATGCCGTAGAGATCGAGGCGGGCCAGCAGCGCGGCCCTTGTCGCGGCCGGGACCCCGACGTCCCAGGAGGTGAACAGCTCGGCCGAGACGAGCATGGTCGCGACCGTGTCGGCGTCGAGTTCGGCCAGTCCACGCAGCGCGTAGGCGTCCGCCGAGCTGAACCGGCCGGTCTCGGCCGACTCGGCGAGCAGGCCGATCACCGGGAGGACCTCCGCGACCCTGGTAGCCAGCACCTCGGCCTGCCGGCGGGCCAGCAGCTGCGCGGCCTGCCAGACATTGCCCCCGGAACCGGCGACCGACTCCGCGACGACCGTATCGGCCTTGTTCAGCACCGCGATCGCGTTGACCGGTCCGGCGTCCCGGCCAGCGGTCGCCGCGCTGAACGCGGTGAGCACCTCGCGGTCGTCCGCGCGGGCGGACTGGGTGAGGACGTAGAGGACCGCCTCGGCACCGGCGACCGCGTTCGCCGACACCGCGTCGAGGGTGTCCTTGGTCGCCGAGTCACCGGCCGCGGTGGTGCCGACCGCCGAGGTGCTGGTCGCGGTGGTGCTGGTCGCGACCGTGCCCAGCGCGCTTTCGGTCCTGGCCACCGAGCCCGCGTCCAGCGATCCGAGGCCGGGGGTGTCGATCACGGTCAGGTCGCGCAGCACCGCGTTGGTCAGGTACACCTCAAGGTGGGAGACGCGGTCGAGGTCGACACCGAGCCGCGCCGGGATCATCCCCTCGGCGTCGAAGGGCAGCACCTGCTTGCCACCGTCGGTGAAGATCACCTCGACCCGGTCCAGCGCGTCATAGGAGAACCGAGTGACGAGGCGGGTGCACTCGCCGATGTCGGTCGGCGCGACCCGGCGCCCGATCAGCGCGTTGACCAGGGTGGACTTCCCGGACTTGATCCGCCCGGCGACCGCGACCTGCAACGGCGCGGCCAACCGGTGCAGTACATCGGCGAAGCCGGCCGCCGTGGCCGGTGACACCTGCGGTCGCAACCGGTCACACAGGCTGGCGACCGCGGCCGACAACGGCCCAGCGAAGCCTGCTGGTTCACTCAAGGAGCCACCTCGCCGAGATCATCTGCCGCCATCGGAGATCGCGCCCCGAATGGTGCCACGAGTGGCCGACGGTAATTCCGCCTGTCGCCAACGGCGCCCGGACCAGGCGCCGGCCGGGCATCCGTCCACGGCGGTAGCCACGACCGTGGGATGTCGTCCCGCAGGGTGACGTCGAACCGACCGCGACTGCCTAGCCTGGAGTGGTGCGGAGGTTGAGCTTGTGGATGCGGACGCATCCGATGTTCGGGGACACCATCATCGCGGTGGTCCTCGGTATGTTCGACCTCCTTTCCTCGGTGGACAAGGCACCGGCCAACTTCGCCACCTACGCCGTGAGCGGGCTGCTGCTGGTGGTGCCGGTGATGTTCCGGCGGCGCAGTCCGCTGCTGGCCAGCTACCTGATCATGGCGGGCGGCTGGCTGCAGGTGCTCATGCCCAGCAGCCTCGGCGACGGCCGCACCGACCTGATCTTCCGCGGCGGGGACTTCGCCCTCGGTGTCGCGCTCTACACCCTGGTCACCTGCACCACCCGCAGGCGCGCACTGGAGTACGCCGGGCTGCTGGCGATCGGCACGGTGGTGTGGGCGTTCTGGCGGGTCGGCCCCCTTGACGACGCCGGGGCGAGCGTCAGCGTCACGGTCGCGATCGGCGGGCTGCTGGTCTTCGCCTTCTGCTGGACGCTCGGCGAGTTCGTCGGGGCGCGGCGGGCCTATCACGCCGAGCTGGAACGACGGCTGGCGCTGCTGGAGACCGAACGCGGCCAACAGGCCAGGATCGCGGTCGCCGAGGAGCGCACCCGGATCGCCCGCGAACTGCACGATGTCGTCGCGCACGCGGTGAGTGTGATCGTGGTGCAGGCCGACGGCGCCGCGTACGCCATCCACGACAATCCCGCGCTGGCCGAGACCGCGGTGCGCACCATCGCCGAGACCGGCCGGGGCGCCCTGCACGAACTGCGCAGGCTGCTGGAGCTGCTGCGCAACGAGTCCGACGAGCGCGACACCCGCGCCCCGCAACCGGATGTGGCCGCGCTGCCGGAACTGGCGGAGAAGGTGACCGCCGTCGGGCTACCGGTGTGGCTGGTCTTCCGGGGCGACCTGGCCGGTCTGCCCGCCGCGGTCGGGCTCGGCATCTACCGGATCGTGCAGGAGGCGCTGACCAACACGCTCAAGCACGCTGGGGTCGGGGCCGAGGCGCATGTGCGGGTGGAGCGGGTCGGCGGGCTGATCGAGGTCGAGGTCGCCGACGGCGGGCCGCGCGAACCGGCACGCGAGAACGGCGCGGCCTATCCGAGGCAGCGGGCCGCGGTCGGGGTCTCCGGCGGCAACGGACTGATCGGGATGCGTGAACGCGCCACCGTGTTGGGTGGAACCCTGCAGGCCGGGCCGCGGCCGGAAGGCGGCTGGCAGGTGCGGGCGACCTTCCCGGTTCGAGGAGCGCAGGCGCCGGCCCTACCCTGAGCGGGTGATCCGAGTACTGCTGGTTGACGATCAGGAACTCATGCGAATGGGTTTTCGCATGGTGCTCGGCGCGCAGCCGGACATCGACGTCGTCGGTGAGGCCGGTGACGGCCGGCAGGCCGTCGAACTGGCCCGCGAACTCAAGCCCGACGTGGTACTGATGGACGTCAGGATGCCGATCCTGGACGGCGTC from Sporichthyaceae bacterium encodes the following:
- a CDS encoding histidine kinase, whose protein sequence is MRRLSLWMRTHPMFGDTIIAVVLGMFDLLSSVDKAPANFATYAVSGLLLVVPVMFRRRSPLLASYLIMAGGWLQVLMPSSLGDGRTDLIFRGGDFALGVALYTLVTCTTRRRALEYAGLLAIGTVVWAFWRVGPLDDAGASVSVTVAIGGLLVFAFCWTLGEFVGARRAYHAELERRLALLETERGQQARIAVAEERTRIARELHDVVAHAVSVIVVQADGAAYAIHDNPALAETAVRTIAETGRGALHELRRLLELLRNESDERDTRAPQPDVAALPELAEKVTAVGLPVWLVFRGDLAGLPAAVGLGIYRIVQEALTNTLKHAGVGAEAHVRVERVGGLIEVEVADGGPREPARENGAAYPRQRAAVGVSGGNGLIGMRERATVLGGTLQAGPRPEGGWQVRATFPVRGAQAPALP
- the grpE gene encoding nucleotide exchange factor GrpE — encoded protein: MAVDPIDPYGLLETALSERRAVVLLCLYALDRARSTGVATQLERGLAEIGIIGVRPDGERFDPARHEAAGTVPTDDAELIGTIAETEAVGFVDHGRVLRAPVVLVYAKREAA
- a CDS encoding dynamin family protein — translated: MSEPAGFAGPLSAAVASLCDRLRPQVSPATAAGFADVLHRLAAPLQVAVAGRIKSGKSTLVNALIGRRVAPTDIGECTRLVTRFSYDALDRVEVIFTDGGKQVLPFDAEGMIPARLGVDLDRVSHLEVYLTNAVLRDLTVIDTPGLGSLDAGSVARTESALGTVATSTTATSTSAVGTTAAGDSATKDTLDAVSANAVAGAEAVLYVLTQSARADDREVLTAFSAATAGRDAGPVNAIAVLNKADTVVAESVAGSGGNVWQAAQLLARRQAEVLATRVAEVLPVIGLLAESAETGRFSSADAYALRGLAELDADTVATMLVSAELFTSWDVGVPAATRAALLARLDLYGIECAITAIREAPNITTGSLRRLLLDLSGLAEVRGRLEAVFRARADGIKAAAALASIVAIAAASGDDGERQRVHDAIEVLLAKPQAHQLRLLEALTLVASGALDLPADLAEEVLRVGSSVRVDEQLGRPGAEPAELAGHALERAGWWRSFASFGATPAQSRVAHVVHRAYFLIWQRLREQTGPGRADRGG